The Elusimicrobiota bacterium nucleotide sequence TCTTTATTTTTAGGTTCGTGTTTCAGTGTTTCAGTGGTTTTCAAAATCCTTGTTTATTGCCATAACAGTTTTAAGTGGTATATAAAACGGCATTATATTTGATAAAATGTAAATATGTAGTGCGACCTTTTAAGGTCGCTATTAGCGAGGATAAATCCTCGCACTACATTTTACTATCCATAATAACAATTGTCATAAATTATGCCGTTTTATATAGTCAGCGCTTTCGAATTTTAGTAAGTAGTCAACAAAATTGCTGATTACTATGTTGCTTTTCCCTGTTGGCGTTTTTTCAAAAATTTTACTATTTCCTTTTCAAATACAAGAAACGGTTTTAAGTTTTTTGTCATAAAATACAATTCTTTTGTTCTCACTTCACCATACCGATGGACTACTCGGTTCCTAAAATCAACCATTTTTACAAGAAACCTCAATGTTTTTCGAGAAATTATTTCTCTTTTAGAAAGAACTTCAAAAGTTTCTTTTGCTGTTTCAGGACGCTGGAAATTTATCTCGGAAATGATATGATTTCCAACATCAAGACAATTCTGAACCGCCTGAAAAAGCGAAAAAGCAATACTATACCGAAGAGCTTCTTCATTTCTTAACCTGCTAAAAGTTTTACCCTGTCTTTTTTCTTTTACAAGATATTCAATATAATCTCTTAAAAAATTTAGATGTTTATTTATGCTTTTATAATCCATATCCATAAGAACCTTCCATTATATGCTTATACATACATTTGTCATAATAATCAAGATATGGTTTATAATCTTGATACTCGCTTATGAGATGCGCTTCATATTCTATTCTTTTTCTGTGATTTGAACAATACAATACCTTCCCTGTTTCTATTACAAGAAATTGAAAAAAAAGGGCATTCTCGTTAAGAATTTTTATATCAAGTGTCTCTTTTATAAATAAACAACTAAATTTGGAAATATAATTCCACTCGTTTTTCGGCGGATATTTACAAAGAAACGCAATATCGTAATCGCTTTTTTTATCAGCATTGCCTTTTACTTGTGAACCAAAAAGATATACAGCAACAATATTTTTATCTTTTTTTATTTCTCTCAACAATAATTTCCAGTCCATTTTCAATCAGCACCTTCAAATTTTTCAGAGGCGGCAATTCCAGGTTTCTTGATTTCTACTTTCGGCACTTTCACATATTTTTTTACAATTTTGTCGGTATTAACCACATTCAGTTTTTCATAAAGGAATACGAATTTTTTTTCAAGTTCTGACATAATCTCCGCTTTAATTTTTTCAGCAATTGACCATGTTTCTTTTTTGAATGGTCCCCATGCTTTTTTGCGTGTTTTATAGAAAAATTTGGATTCCGTCTCGCCCTCTTTTTTTTCTGATACACAATTAACCTTCAGCCATTCATAAATTTTGTTTTTCAGGTCGGCTGGGAACTTTGGTGCATCAAAAATCATATTCTGGAATTCTGTTGCAAGATGTATTTCAGCGGTATTTGTTTTCGGGAATTTATCAAACATCTCTGAAGGCAGTGTTGACGCACCATGCTGGACACAGCCAGCCAGTCCGTAATCCTTTTGTGCAATTTTAGACAGTTTTTCAAGTGTAGCAAAATCCAGTTTGACATCTTTTACCGGCTTACCATTAGCATCAAGCACACCACCGTGTTCTGTACCTGTCTGGACTGCGATTTTAGAAATACCGATTTTTCCAGAACCGAGTGTTTCATTATATCCACTGATGTATGCACGCAATTCTTCTTCATTAGAATTTTTACCGCCTATTTCACCAATCTCGCCACCGAGCATAACTGTTACACCTTCTGGTTCAATTGACCGAATAAAATTTGTAAGTTCAACTGCAACATCGTAATTATTTTTTTGCTGTTCTTTCACAGTCGGTTTTGATAAGTCAACCAGTGTTGAGGTATCAAGGTCTATTGAATAAAACCCGGCGTCAACCGATTCAGCAATCAGTTTTTTTATCCCATCAAGTTCTTTTTGCGGGTCTGTTTTATATCCCTTTTCTTTTACCTGGAAATGGTCACCTTGAACAAAAACTGGATACTTATAATTTTCTTTGAGTGCTGCTGCAAGAACTGCGGAAACAAATTCAGATGGCTTCTGGTCACAATATCCCATTTCGCTTCGTGCAATTTCAAAAATGATTGCAGCAGATTTGGTTTTTTTTGCAGCACGGAATGCCGCACAAGCCATATCATACGCCATACCGCGGAGATTCATTGCAGGCACGGTAAATCCTGATATTTCACTTTTCCCGATTGCTTTGTAAAGTTCGTAAATTGATGCAGGACCTAACCCGTTTTCTTGTGCTTTTTTCCTAATCAAATATCTGCAATACTTTTTTGTTTCATCATCTCCAAAAACTGCATCCCATACCAGAACATCAATGTCTTTGTACTTATCCATTTTACTCTCCTTTATCTGTAATTGATTCATAAATTTTTTTTTAAGTCATTGTGAGAAGAATAGTGACCTATAATCGGTTCTTTAGAAGTCTTTTCATTCGGTTACGGAATACTATACCAGAATTTCCACAGGAACTTTTTTTATTTTCATTTCATCTGGTTTAGAGATAAAATTTAATTTTTCAAAACCAATTACTTTATCATCCTTGTCTTTATTCAGGATGACCTCTCCGCCAACCTCTTCAGAAACCACTTCCTTTTGAGGGTCATCAAACCAGACATTTAATGTATTCCCAATTTCATCATAATAGACCCTTATTTTTTCCATATTATCTTACCCTCCTTGATTTTTGTTGTACTATACGCCGTAATAATGAAACCTTCATCATTTAGAAATTTTGATATTACACAAATGTATTTTTCATCAAATAATCTGTAATATAAAAACACATCACTGTCTTTTTTACTTTGCCTTATCTCATCAGGATTTTGAATAACTGAAATAATTTTATTTTCTTGTCCCTTTATTGATGGATGTTTTTCATTTGTTATCCGTTGCCAATATTCTATTGTAGTTCTAATCTTTTTATTAAAATGAAAACAATTTACTTCAAAAAGTATTTCATCCATCTTTTACTTTTTTGGTTTTAACTTTCTTTTCTTTGAACTCACCTATTTCTCTATATTTTTGGTATCGTGCTTCTAACAATTTTTCAGTTGGCAATTTTTTTAGTTCACACAGATTTTTTTTGATAGCACAGCCCAAAGTTTTTGCAGTTTCTTCAACATTTCGGTGTGCACCGCCTAAAGGTTCTTTTATTATTTCATCAATAATCCCGAATTTTTTCAAATCCTGTGCAGTAAGTTTTAACGATTCAGCGACTTCTGGAATTTTTTCAGTTGCGTTTTCTTTGAACAGAATCGCCGCACAACCTTCAGGTGAAATCACAGAATAGATAGCATTTTCAAGCATAAGCAGTCGGTCACCAACGGAAATAGCGAGTGCGCCACCTGAGCCACCTTCACCGATAATACAGACAACAATTGGCACTTTTAGCTGTGACATTTCAAACAGGTTTCTTGCGATTGCTTCTGATTGACCTCGTTCTTCCGCACCGATTCCGGGGTATGCACCTGAGGTATCAACAAAAGTGATAATAGGCCTATTAAATTTTTCAGCAAGTTTAAAAATGCGGAGTGCTTTTCTATATCCCTCAGGGTTTGGCATCCCAAAATTTCGCATCATATTTTCATCAGTAGTTTTACCTTTCTGGTGACCGGCAACTGCAATTTGCTCGTTATTGAACTTTGCAAACCCACAAATAATCGCCTTATCGTCGGCAAAATGTCTATCACCGTGTAGTTCTACAAAATCAGTCATTAGATTATTTACAAATTCAAGAGTATGAGGTCGGTTAGGATGCCTTGCTAATTGAACTTTTTGCCAGGCGGAAAGATTCCCAAAAATTTCTGTTTTCAGTTTATCGCATTTTTCTTCCAGTGTTTTGATTTCAGCCGAAAAATCCTGTTTATGTTCTTCAGAAATTTTTTTTAACTCAGCGATTTTAGTTTCAAGTTCTATAACAGGTTTTTCAAAATCAAGAAGATTAGACATAATAAACAAGACAAGCCACTGAGAATACAGAATTCACAGTTCTTTTCATTCCGCGAATTCCGTGTTTTCCGTGGCAAGATAACCCGAACAAGTTCGGGACTTCATTCTGTCTGCCAGTAGTTTTTACGATTTTAGAATTTTCCTCTATAATTTATTATAGCGATTCTTTCTGATTCAGGACCTCTGAACAGATTTCTACCGGTGATTGTAACATCAACATTATCAGTAACAAACAGTTTTAAGCCGAGATTAGCGCGGTTTTCAGGTGCCATGCGGATGTTGTCATATTCACTTAAAAAAACCAGTTTATTCTCAATCCCATATGTAATACCTGCGAAACTATAGACACCTTCCTTATCAAAATCGTAGATATTACAGCCGAATGTTATTTCAAGTCCGGGAACAAAATACTCTTGTGTCAAAGCCAGATACACACCTTTTTCTCTGTTCTGATATTTATCCGGTTCTGTATCGGGAATACTGTCGGTTTCATCAGTATTATTGTATGAACCATATCCCTGTCCGCTGTAACCAATTGCGATTGCCGGGATTGTCATTCCACCTTGAAACACTTTTGCCTTAAACAGAATAGCGGGTGGTCTGGTATCTATTGTAGTGCCTGAGCCGATAAGTTTATCCACATCCCACGAGATTCCGATATTGATAGGTTTGAATACGCCGAAGACCATTTCAGAAAGCACACCACCTTCGCCGTATAACCTGAATTTCAGGTCATAACTTGAGTACTCAGTCACTTCTGCAGTTGGAACATCAACTATTGTAGTCGGCTTGACAGGTTCGGGATAGAGGCAATTACAAATTGAAATTGATAGAAATATAATTGAAATTAATAGAAATTTCTTGTTCATTTTTTTATCTCCTTTTTTACAGGTTTTGGTGGAGGTCGGCGCCAACCGAATTTATAAAGTGAAATTTCAGCGGTTGTTTTCACATTATTATTTGGGTCGGTATTATATATTTTTTCAAGCATTGGTACTACAGAGGCATCACCAATAAACCCGAGTGCTTCAACTGCTTGCATTCTGAGCATATCATCTTTATCAGCTGCAAATTCTTTTGCAACATCAAGTCCTGATTTATTACCGATTTTGCCAAGTGCTGTGGCTGCTGTAATTTTTATAGATTTATCATCATTTTGTAGAAGCATCAGCAGGAGTGGCTCGGTTGATTTATCATTCAGATCACCACTTGCTTTTATAGATTCTGTAATCAATCTATTATACTGTGTCTGGCGGTAGGGTTCTTTTTCAGTTTTACTTTCTTCAATTGCGGTATTTAGCGCATTTTTTATTTCCGGTGCTGCCGAGTTATTACCGATTTTACCGAGTGCCTGGACTGATATAAGCCGAATATCCAAATTCGTATCTTTTAACAACGGCACAAGTGTATCAACTGACTGCTGGGCACGCATATTACCGAGAATCAGAACCGCCTGTGTTCTTACAGCGGTATCCGTATCAGTTTTGATTCTTTCAATAAGCGGTGCGATTGCTTTCGGGTCGCCGATATAGCCAAGTGCTACACAGGCACTCTGTCTTAGCTGTGCT carries:
- a CDS encoding HepT-like ribonuclease domain-containing protein encodes the protein MDMDYKSINKHLNFLRDYIEYLVKEKRQGKTFSRLRNEEALRYSIAFSLFQAVQNCLDVGNHIISEINFQRPETAKETFEVLSKREIISRKTLRFLVKMVDFRNRVVHRYGEVRTKELYFMTKNLKPFLVFEKEIVKFLKKRQQGKAT
- a CDS encoding nucleotidyltransferase domain-containing protein, with protein sequence MDWKLLLREIKKDKNIVAVYLFGSQVKGNADKKSDYDIAFLCKYPPKNEWNYISKFSCLFIKETLDIKILNENALFFQFLVIETGKVLYCSNHRKRIEYEAHLISEYQDYKPYLDYYDKCMYKHIMEGSYGYGL
- a CDS encoding class II fructose-bisphosphate aldolase, with protein sequence MDKYKDIDVLVWDAVFGDDETKKYCRYLIRKKAQENGLGPASIYELYKAIGKSEISGFTVPAMNLRGMAYDMACAAFRAAKKTKSAAIIFEIARSEMGYCDQKPSEFVSAVLAAALKENYKYPVFVQGDHFQVKEKGYKTDPQKELDGIKKLIAESVDAGFYSIDLDTSTLVDLSKPTVKEQQKNNYDVAVELTNFIRSIEPEGVTVMLGGEIGEIGGKNSNEEELRAYISGYNETLGSGKIGISKIAVQTGTEHGGVLDANGKPVKDVKLDFATLEKLSKIAQKDYGLAGCVQHGASTLPSEMFDKFPKTNTAEIHLATEFQNMIFDAPKFPADLKNKIYEWLKVNCVSEKKEGETESKFFYKTRKKAWGPFKKETWSIAEKIKAEIMSELEKKFVFLYEKLNVVNTDKIVKKYVKVPKVEIKKPGIAASEKFEGAD
- a CDS encoding DUF2283 domain-containing protein gives rise to the protein MEKIRVYYDEIGNTLNVWFDDPQKEVVSEEVGGEVILNKDKDDKVIGFEKLNFISKPDEMKIKKVPVEILV
- a CDS encoding DUF4258 domain-containing protein — protein: MDEILFEVNCFHFNKKIRTTIEYWQRITNEKHPSIKGQENKIISVIQNPDEIRQSKKDSDVFLYYRLFDEKYICVISKFLNDEGFIITAYSTTKIKEGKIIWKK
- a CDS encoding acetyl-CoA carboxylase carboxyltransferase subunit alpha, with amino-acid sequence MSNLLDFEKPVIELETKIAELKKISEEHKQDFSAEIKTLEEKCDKLKTEIFGNLSAWQKVQLARHPNRPHTLEFVNNLMTDFVELHGDRHFADDKAIICGFAKFNNEQIAVAGHQKGKTTDENMMRNFGMPNPEGYRKALRIFKLAEKFNRPIITFVDTSGAYPGIGAEERGQSEAIARNLFEMSQLKVPIVVCIIGEGGSGGALAISVGDRLLMLENAIYSVISPEGCAAILFKENATEKIPEVAESLKLTAQDLKKFGIIDEIIKEPLGGAHRNVEETAKTLGCAIKKNLCELKKLPTEKLLEARYQKYREIGEFKEKKVKTKKVKDG
- a CDS encoding HEAT repeat domain-containing protein, translating into MCKKLVVFVVFVVWVGFAVQLLLAQQATTSATPQKKETTAETDTGQKAGSATSAKSAQPSKPAQVVPATPAPAAPPRTPPAPPKPVDYYEMLKSTEAFKRRVAVDNIGRKRNPADAPVLIEALSDSDPSVRIIACDCLGLMREQSATDKIITLLQDKEAQLRQSACVALGYIGDPKAIAPLIERIKTDTDTAVRTQAVLILGNMRAQQSVDTLVPLLKDTNLDIRLISVQALGKIGNNSAAPEIKNALNTAIEESKTEKEPYRQTQYNRLITESIKASGDLNDKSTEPLLLMLLQNDDKSIKITAATALGKIGNKSGLDVAKEFAADKDDMLRMQAVEALGFIGDASVVPMLEKIYNTDPNNNVKTTAEISLYKFGWRRPPPKPVKKEIKK